In one window of Saprospiraceae bacterium DNA:
- a CDS encoding efflux RND transporter periplasmic adaptor subunit: MKLQFFKICLIFSGIILSCNQPAKESDPAAQLIALKQQAKEINDQIKALQVQIAESDTSSQSRKSKIVVVDTLQPQDFSYFIDVQGLVESDLNVLAAPQTPGVVTAIYVREGEKVNSGKILAALDAGPLRKAMDEVKTGLDLANTLYDKQKRLWDQQIGSEAQYLQAKNQKEQLEQKLKTLEAQIALSYIKAPVTGTVDAVKLKIGEMASPGMHGIRVVNNREMSIKAQLSDKHVNDVKKGDKVIIGIPEKNLEFQSRIQFVSSSIDPRTRTFTIEVAIPKATYTFNSNQSVRLKINSSNIDKALVVSSNLIQTSINGEEYILVAEPADGFWYARRKNILSGISYQGKTVVKNGLSAGDKIISSGYSELVDGQLIAL; this comes from the coding sequence ATGAAACTTCAATTTTTTAAAATTTGCCTGATCTTCTCAGGTATTATTCTAAGTTGCAATCAACCTGCTAAAGAATCTGACCCTGCTGCTCAATTGATCGCTTTAAAACAACAGGCTAAAGAAATCAACGATCAGATCAAAGCTTTACAAGTGCAAATTGCCGAATCGGATACCAGTTCACAATCCAGAAAATCAAAAATCGTAGTGGTTGATACGCTCCAACCTCAAGATTTCTCATATTTCATCGATGTTCAGGGACTGGTTGAGTCTGACTTAAATGTGCTGGCCGCTCCACAAACTCCCGGTGTGGTTACTGCGATTTATGTACGCGAAGGTGAAAAAGTAAATTCCGGCAAGATTCTGGCAGCGCTGGATGCAGGACCACTTCGCAAAGCCATGGATGAAGTTAAAACGGGACTGGATTTGGCCAACACACTTTACGACAAACAAAAAAGGTTATGGGATCAGCAAATTGGTTCTGAAGCCCAATACCTTCAGGCTAAAAATCAAAAGGAACAACTCGAGCAAAAACTTAAAACATTGGAAGCTCAGATTGCATTGAGTTACATCAAGGCACCTGTTACAGGCACCGTTGATGCTGTTAAACTAAAAATCGGAGAAATGGCTTCACCGGGAATGCATGGGATCCGCGTTGTAAATAACCGGGAAATGTCAATCAAAGCCCAATTGAGCGACAAACATGTGAATGATGTTAAAAAAGGGGACAAAGTAATTATCGGCATTCCGGAGAAAAACTTAGAATTCCAATCCAGGATCCAGTTTGTATCCAGCTCAATTGATCCGAGAACGAGAACGTTCACTATAGAAGTTGCAATTCCGAAAGCAACATACACATTCAACAGCAATCAATCGGTCAGATTAAAAATAAACTCCAGTAATATTGACAAAGCATTGGTGGTATCATCCAACCTGATTCAAACCAGCATCAACGGCGAAGAATACATATTGGTTGCTGAGCCTGCAGATGGCTTTTGGTATGCGCGAAGAAAGAACATTCTCAGCGGAATAAGTTACCAGGGAAAAACGGTTGTGAAAAACGGTTTGTCTGCCGGAGATAAAATTATTTCAAGTGGATACAGTGAATTGGTCGACGGCCAACTTATCGCTCTTTAA
- a CDS encoding type I restriction enzyme HsdR N-terminal domain-containing protein — translation MNSSITIAEMQKYLRQNNSMVFDPVRQKWLVLTPEERVRQCLMLWLNKVHQYPFGRMAVEKRLQVFNRIKRFDLVVYDQQVQAKILFECKEPEFPLTQIIFDQAAVYNFELKAPFLGICNGNELMLAEIDFAKNSYQFTATLPPYPF, via the coding sequence ATGAACTCTTCAATAACGATAGCCGAGATGCAAAAATATCTCAGGCAAAATAATTCGATGGTATTTGACCCCGTGCGGCAAAAGTGGCTTGTATTGACCCCGGAGGAAAGGGTCAGGCAATGCCTTATGTTATGGTTGAACAAGGTCCATCAATATCCTTTTGGTAGGATGGCCGTTGAAAAAAGACTCCAGGTATTTAACCGCATTAAAAGATTCGATCTGGTGGTGTACGATCAACAAGTTCAGGCTAAAATTTTATTCGAATGCAAAGAACCTGAATTCCCCTTGACGCAGATCATATTCGACCAGGCAGCCGTTTACAATTTCGAATTGAAAGCACCTTTTTTAGGCATTTGCAACGGAAATGAACTTATGCTGGCAGAAATAGATTTTGCTAAAAACAGTTACCAGTTTACAGCGACCCTGCCCCCGTATCCCTTTTGA
- a CDS encoding polysaccharide biosynthesis C-terminal domain-containing protein — MSSIKYALQNLLTKIVTAVLAFLTTLILPTWIGMEHFGMYSYLIVCIGFLIPLSSFGLGAGSIYLLSTRKYAIHQIGFTQLLLASIFGLINLMLLYVLNQMSWLGDWLQKANTFEWFCLMLSCFLQTLSFFIARLFFGISGFTVLNILELVYVLLNPILVGLFFYILGGQQTPYLFFAIAVFSIVSFMLHLYFLSRNPMEFRFHAAYTKESFNYGLKSWLGDVAIRANLRFDQMILGAIGPIKNLGLYNIAVKFSEIIWFIPDSLGPVLFNKLAVVESEESRLKLLFRIHRIIFWICFLIAILWSLVLVFLVFPFFFYQHASALIGLVMILLPGTLVLVSSKILTKLYSSSGHVIWTSYISIAGSLVSVILSISLIPRLSATGAAIASILAYFTMSCMANFILIKNFKFQWSEIISIRRSDFIWLLEQLKLLKISK, encoded by the coding sequence TTGTCTTCAATCAAATATGCCCTGCAAAATTTACTGACAAAGATTGTTACCGCGGTGCTGGCTTTTTTAACTACCTTGATACTTCCCACATGGATTGGAATGGAACATTTTGGGATGTATTCTTATTTGATCGTTTGTATTGGTTTTTTAATCCCCTTAAGTTCTTTCGGACTGGGAGCAGGATCGATTTATCTTTTAAGCACTCGAAAATATGCCATCCATCAAATAGGATTTACACAACTGCTCCTGGCATCCATTTTTGGGCTTATAAATTTAATGTTGCTTTATGTATTGAATCAAATGTCCTGGCTTGGTGATTGGTTACAAAAAGCAAATACATTTGAATGGTTTTGTTTAATGTTGTCTTGTTTTTTACAGACCCTGAGTTTTTTTATTGCACGATTGTTTTTTGGCATTTCCGGTTTTACAGTGTTGAATATTCTGGAATTGGTTTACGTGTTGTTAAATCCTATTTTAGTTGGTTTGTTTTTTTATATACTGGGTGGTCAGCAAACACCCTATCTTTTCTTTGCAATCGCTGTGTTCTCTATAGTTTCATTTATGCTTCATCTTTATTTTTTATCTAGAAACCCGATGGAATTCAGGTTTCATGCAGCGTATACAAAAGAATCATTTAATTATGGACTAAAATCCTGGTTGGGCGATGTGGCGATCCGGGCCAATTTGAGATTTGATCAAATGATTTTGGGTGCCATTGGGCCTATAAAAAACCTGGGACTCTATAACATTGCTGTGAAATTTTCAGAAATCATTTGGTTTATTCCCGATTCTTTAGGGCCGGTATTATTCAATAAACTGGCTGTCGTTGAATCCGAGGAATCCCGGTTGAAACTATTGTTCAGGATCCATAGGATCATTTTCTGGATTTGTTTTTTAATAGCAATATTATGGAGCCTTGTCCTCGTTTTTCTTGTGTTTCCTTTCTTTTTTTATCAACATGCATCTGCTTTAATTGGATTGGTAATGATCCTATTGCCTGGTACCCTGGTTCTGGTTTCATCAAAAATATTGACCAAATTATATTCCTCTTCCGGCCACGTTATTTGGACCAGTTATATTAGTATCGCAGGAAGTCTCGTGTCGGTAATTTTAAGTATCAGTTTGATTCCGCGGCTCTCAGCTACCGGAGCTGCTATTGCGTCTATTCTTGCCTATTTTACAATGTCATGCATGGCCAATTTTATTCTCATTAAAAATTTCAAATTTCAATGGTCAGAAATTATAAGTATCAGGAGAAGCGATTTTATATGGCTATTAGAACAATTAAAGTTATTAAAGATATCGAAGTAG
- a CDS encoding O-antigen ligase family protein, which translates to MAQIDTPFRPHRVLALFIGALIFIIVPVRNLKYSANDLKLIGVYLFGLVPSFIAYLENRLEFDYFLLTSLQLFIILWIFFQIKALPLEIGVLHKLFHVFCFFAMVNSGFMIYTFLFEDIGRQSGFMDNPNYAAFTLNVALVYFAYQLSKVDDARSGWYRFFCFVAFIIVLVGIFVTGSRSAMISLVFSVFLYLYFHFSWKKIIIGFLLFIVVSGLLMQLDRFQNYMDVVPLLNRLESLSGREESRITLWKQGWMAFADTYYLGLGIEQFKNPDIYIQYLQTSDNPMLVAQEGLVLHNDYLAVLFEYGIIPFLLFVSFYFTILRNLLKQSNIRYRSMWLIIFMNIVLFSFFDTTFQSMPFWFIVMIVSAFSENPVSRVKLAEGEFVHQY; encoded by the coding sequence TTGGCGCAAATTGATACGCCATTCAGGCCACATCGCGTACTGGCACTTTTCATCGGGGCACTTATATTTATCATCGTACCTGTTCGAAATCTGAAGTATTCGGCAAATGATCTTAAATTGATAGGCGTTTACCTTTTTGGTTTAGTTCCCAGTTTTATTGCTTATTTGGAAAACAGATTGGAATTTGATTATTTTCTGTTGACCTCATTGCAACTTTTTATTATCTTATGGATTTTTTTTCAGATCAAAGCGCTTCCATTGGAAATTGGTGTTCTCCATAAGTTATTTCACGTGTTTTGTTTTTTTGCGATGGTCAATTCAGGTTTTATGATTTACACATTCCTGTTTGAGGATATCGGGCGACAGAGTGGTTTTATGGACAATCCTAATTATGCTGCTTTTACTTTAAATGTGGCTTTGGTATATTTTGCTTATCAGCTATCCAAGGTGGATGATGCAAGATCCGGCTGGTATCGCTTCTTTTGCTTTGTTGCATTCATCATCGTCTTGGTGGGCATTTTCGTAACGGGATCCAGGAGTGCTATGATTTCTCTGGTATTCAGCGTTTTCTTGTATTTGTATTTTCATTTTAGCTGGAAGAAAATAATAATCGGTTTTTTACTTTTTATAGTCGTCTCGGGATTGCTGATGCAGTTGGATCGCTTTCAGAATTACATGGATGTCGTTCCCTTGTTAAACAGGTTGGAGAGTTTGTCGGGAAGGGAAGAATCGAGGATAACCCTTTGGAAACAAGGTTGGATGGCATTCGCTGATACTTACTATCTCGGTTTGGGTATCGAACAGTTCAAAAATCCTGATATTTATATTCAATACCTGCAAACTTCGGATAATCCTATGTTGGTTGCTCAGGAAGGCCTGGTTCTGCATAATGATTACCTGGCCGTTCTGTTTGAATATGGCATCATTCCTTTTTTGTTGTTTGTAAGTTTTTATTTTACCATTTTGAGAAATTTATTAAAGCAGTCCAATATCAGGTATCGGTCAATGTGGTTGATCATTTTTATGAACATTGTTTTATTTTCTTTTTTTGATACAACATTTCAATCGATGCCATTTTGGTTTATTGTAATGATTGTAAGTGCTTTTTCAGAAAATCCTGTGAGTAGAGTCAAGCTTGCTGAGGGTGAATTTGTACATCAATATTAA